In Magnetospirillum sp. WYHS-4, a single window of DNA contains:
- the arsC gene encoding arsenate reductase (glutaredoxin) (This arsenate reductase requires both glutathione and glutaredoxin to convert arsenate to arsenite, after which the efflux transporter formed by ArsA and ArsB can extrude the arsenite from the cell, providing resistance.), which translates to MTVTIYHNPRCSKSRQTLDLLRGRGIEPQVVEYLDRPPTAAELKELLDKLGLTPRQLLRAKEAKEEGLNDPALSDEALIAAMAAHPRTIERPIVVKGKRAALGRPPEKVLEIL; encoded by the coding sequence ATGACCGTCACCATCTATCACAACCCCCGCTGTTCCAAATCCCGCCAGACCCTGGACCTGCTGCGCGGCCGGGGGATCGAGCCGCAGGTGGTCGAATACCTGGACCGCCCGCCGACGGCGGCCGAGTTGAAGGAACTGCTGGACAAGCTGGGCCTGACGCCCCGCCAGTTGCTGCGCGCCAAGGAAGCCAAGGAGGAAGGCCTGAACGATCCCGCCCTGTCCGACGAGGCCCTGATCGCCGCCATGGCCGCCCATCCGCGCACCATCGAGCGGCCCATCGTGGTCAAGGGCAAGCGGGCGGCGCTGGGCCGCCCGCCCGAGAAGGTGCTGGAGATCCTGTAA